The Solanum lycopersicum chromosome 9, SLM_r2.1 genome window below encodes:
- the LOC138338614 gene encoding pentatricopeptide repeat-containing protein At4g39530-like, translated as MFKKGTSLIDFYSKGGDVGSVRRVFDDLLVKSTATWTAIIASCVNVGKSEISLQLLRNMLETDVVPDNYVVSNIFGACSSLKYIKGGKEIHCYVLRRGAKMNVTVSNVLIDFYMKCGEVKTARILLTGKP; from the exons ATGTTTAAGAAAG GGACGTCTTTGATCGATTTTTACTCGAAGGGTGGAGATGTAGGGTCAGTGAGGCGAgtttttgatgatttgttgGTGAAGAGTACGGCTACTTGGACTGCGATTATTGCATCGTGTGTTAATGTGGGGAAGAGTGAAATTTCATTGCAGCTATTAAGGAATATGTTGGAGACTGATGTTGTACCTGATAATTATGTGGTTTCGAATATCTTTGGTGCTTGTTCGTCGCTTAAGTATATTAAAGGAGGAAAGGAAATTCATTGTTATGTGCTTAGACGGGGAGCGAAAATGAATGTTACGGTGAGTAATGTTCTTATTGATTTCTATATGAAGTGTGGTGAGGTTAAGACTGCAAG AATTCTTCTGACTGGGAAGCCATAA